One segment of Carya illinoinensis cultivar Pawnee chromosome 1, C.illinoinensisPawnee_v1, whole genome shotgun sequence DNA contains the following:
- the LOC122291968 gene encoding pleckstrin homology domain-containing protein 1, producing the protein MASLWRAVTGQPENPDNYDGVEYWSNPERTGWLTKQGEYIKTWRRRWFVLKQGKLFWFKESTVTRGSIPRGVIPVANCLTVKGAEDVLNKQYAFELSTRSETMYFIADSEKEKEDWINSIGRSIVQHSRSVTDSEIVDYDSKR; encoded by the coding sequence ATGGCGAGCCTGTGGCGGGCCGTGACGGGCCAGCCCGAGAATCCCGACAACTACGATGGCGTGGAGTACTGGTCCAACCCGGAGCGAACCGGGTGGCTGACGAAGCAAGGCGAGTACATCAAGACATGGCGCCGTCGCTGGTTCGTGCTCAAGCAAGGTAAGCTCTTCTGGTTCAAGGAGTCCACGGTCACCCGCGGCTCTATTCCACGTGGCGTCATCCCGGTGGCTAATTGCCTCACCGTCAAGGGCGCCGAGGACGTCCTCAACAAACAGTACGCCTTCGAGCTCTCCACCCGCTCCGAGACCATGTACTTTATTGCCGACTCCGAGAAGGAGAAAGAGGATTGGATCAACTCCATCGGACGGTCCATAGTGCAGCACTCTAGGTCAGTTACCGACTCGGAGATCGTCGATTACGATAGCAAGCGGTGA
- the LOC122291977 gene encoding probable serine/threonine-protein kinase nek3 produces the protein MNRSFRAQESQMQAAMRQRQQQLGGLRASRMNEKEEELALFLEMKKREKERNDLLNNSEDFDTPLGSKPGTSPIFNISSSLAPPRKTSTDDFLNSDNDKNDYDWLLTPPGTPLFPSLEVGSQKTMMSQLGTPKARPTVLKSRLANLQPEPTTRSNLISKPAASSPVLNNSSAGTRRPSSSGGPGSRPATPTGRPILTTTSKPSRSSTPTSRATLSSTRPSVSINKPTVPAAKSTLPANKSTVSAAKPAVQARSSTPLSRSTSRSSTPTARPTLPPSKSTSRAATPTRRPSTPSSTPSVSAPLIKSSSSVSKPAPASSRNVPSRGTSPTVKSRPWKPSEMPGFSLDAPPNLRTSVPERPLSATRGRPGQPSSRSSSIEPGSNGRPRRQSCSPSRGRAPTGMFHASGGSVPAVSRGYSKVNDNVSPVLIGTKMVERVINMRKLAPPKQDDKHSPCGNLSGKSSSSPDSSGFGRTLSKKSLDMAIRHMDIRRSIPGNLRPLMTNIPASSMYSVRSGPSRSRAISVSDSPLATSSNASSEVSVNNNGLCLDGSELEDEIGSERGGRSPASVRGR, from the exons ATGAATCGGAGTTTTAGGGCTCAGGAATCGCAAATGCAAGCGGCGATGAGGCAGAGACAGCAGCAGTTGGGAGGTCTTAGGGCCTCGAGGATGAATGAGAAGGAAGAGGAGCTCGCACTGTTCCTTGAGATGAAGAAGCGCGAGAAGGAACGGAATGACCTTCTAAACAACTCTGAAGATTTCGATACGCCTTTAG GATCAAAACCCGGAACTTCtccaatatttaatatttcGTCCTCGCTGGCGCCACCACGCAAGACCAGTACTGACGATTTCCTCAATTCTGACaatgataaaaatgactatGATTG GCTTCTAACCCCTCCTGGAACACCTCTATTTCCTTCATTGGAGGTGGGATCGCAAAAGACAATGATGAGTCAGCTTGGTACCCCAAAGGCTCGCCCCACTGTGCTGAAGTCTAGG TTAGCAAACCTACAGCCAGAGCCTACTACAAGGAGCAACTTAATATCTAAACCAGCAGCTTCTTCCCCTGTGTTGAACAATTCAAGTGCTGGGACTCGCAGGCCTTCATCGTCAGGGGGTCCAGGATCAAGACCTGCAACACCAACTGGGCGTCCCATATTGACCACGACATCTAAACCTTCAAGATCCTCAACACCTACATCAAGAGCGACCTTGTCTTCAACTAGGCCCTCAGTTTCTATTAATAAGCCCACCGTTCCTGCAGCTAAGTCAACGCTACCTGCAAATAAGTCCACAGTTTCTGCAGCTAAGCCTGCAGTACAAGCACGATCCTCTACACCTTTATCCAGATCTACATCAAGATCTTCAACTCCAACTGCCAGACCCACTTTACCTCCATCCAAGTCCACATCAAGGGCGGCAACACCCACTCGGCGACCATCCACACCATCGAGTACACCCAGTGTATCTGCTCCTTTAATTAAGTCATCTTCTTCAGTTTCAAAGCCAGCTCCAGCATCATCAAGAAATGTGCCATCACGTGGCACTTCCCCAACGGTGAAGTCCAGGCCATGGAAACCCTCGGAGATGCCTGGCTTCTCACTTGATGCGCCACCAAATTTAAGGACATCAGTTCCTGAAAGGCCACTATCAGCAACAAGGGGTAGGCCTGGACAACCTAGTTCTCGATCTTCCTCCATTGAGCCTGGTTCTAATGGAAGACCAAGACGGCAATCATGCTCTCCTTCAAGAGGACGGGCCCCCACTGGCATGTTTCATGCCAGTGGTGGCTCTGTTCCTGCTGTGAGTCGTGGGTATTCTAAAGTCAATGACAATGTGAGCCCAGTCTTAATTGGAACGAAGATGGTCGAAAGGGTAATAAACATGCGGAAACTGGCACCACCAAAGCAGGATGACAAGCATTCTCCTTGTGGTAATCTCTCTGGAAAGTCATCCTCATCCCCTGACAGTTCAGGCTTTGGAAGAACGCTTTCAAAGAAATCCCTGGATATGGCTATAAGGCATATG GATATAAGGCGAAGCATTCCAGGTAATTTACGGCCATTGATGACAAATATTCCAGCATCATCTATGTACAGTGTAAGGTCTGGGCCTTCACGAAGCAGAGCTATTAGTGTTTCGGACTCTCCTCTTGCCACAAGCAGCAATGCTAGTTCTGAAGTTAGCGTGAACAATAATGGCTTATGTTTAGATGGGAGTGAACTAGAAGACGAGATTGGCAGTGAGCGAGGTGGCCGATCACCTGCTAGTGTGCGTGGCAGGTGA
- the LOC122291980 gene encoding protein yippee-like has protein sequence MGRLFVVNLEGKIYSCKHCRTHLALCEDIVSKSFHCRHGKAYLFNKVVNVSVGEKEERQMTTGMHTVADIFCVGCGSIVGWTYETAHEKSQKYKEGKSVLERFKVSGPDGSNYWVGAHIGGSDADDA, from the exons ATGGGGAGGTTGTTTGTGGTGAATCTCGAGGGGAAGATCTATAGCTGCAAGCACTGCCGGACCCATCTTGCACTCTGTGAAGACATCGTTTCCAAG TCTTTCCACTGCAGGCATGGAAAAGCTTATCTCTTCAATAAGGT AGTGAATGTGTCTGTcggtgaaaaagaagaaagacagATGACGACTGGGATGCACACTGTTGCTGACATATTTTGTGTTGGTTGTGGATCAATAGTAGGGTGGACATAT GAGACTGCCCATGAAAAAAGCCAGAAGTACAAGGAGGGAAAATCTGTGCTTGAGAG ATTCAAGGTTTCAGGTCCTGATGGAAGCAATTACTGGGTTGGAGCACATATTGGTGGAAGTGATGCAGATGATGCTTAA
- the LOC122291986 gene encoding chlorophyll a-b binding protein CP29.3, chloroplastic translates to MATTITSAATSYFFGTRFLNPNPGSGRFQARFGFGPFGAKKSPPAPKKPAPKLVSDRPVWFPGAQPPEWLDGTMVGDRGFDPFGLGKPAEYLQFDFDSLDQNLAKNEAGEVIGIRSEVAELSPTPFQPYSEVFGLQRFRECELIHGRWAMLGALGALAVEALTGVAWQDAGKVELVEGSSYLGLPLPFSLTTLIWIEVIVIGYIEIQRNAELDPEKRLYPGGQFFDPLGLAADPDEKARLQLAEIKHGRLAMVVFLIFAIQAAATGKGPISFVATFNK, encoded by the exons ATGGCCACCACAATTACATCTGCCGCCACCTCTTACTTCTTCGGAACTCGTTTCCTTAATCCAAACCCTGGCTCCGGAAGATTCCAAGCCCGCTTCGGGTTCGGACCATTCGGCGCCAAAAAGTCACCTCCGGCTCCAAAGAAACCTGCCCCAAAGCTGGTCTCGGACCGTCCCGTATGGTTCCCCGGCGCACAACCTCCTGAGTGGCTCGACGGGACCATGGTGGGGGACCGTGGGTTCGACCCTTTCGGGCTCGGGAAGCCGGCGGAGTATTTGCAGTTCGATTTCGACTCGTTGGACCAAAACCTGGCGAAGAACGAGGCCGGTGAGGTGATCGGGATCCGGTCCGAGGTCGCGGAATTGAGTCCGACACCTTTTCAGCCATATTCGGAGGTGTTTGGGTTGCAGAGGTTTAGAGAGTGCGAGCTCATCCATGGTAGGTGGGCAATGCTGGGCGCACTTGGTGCCCTTGCTGTCGAGGCTCTCACTGGGGTTGCATGGCAGGACGCAGGAAAG gtCGAGTTGGTGGAAGGATCATCCTACCTAGGTCTCCCGCTTCCATTCTCTTTGACCACACTGATATGGATTGAGGTGATAGTTATTGGCTACATTGAAATCCAAAGGAACGCAGAACTCGATCCTGAGAAAAGGCTATATCCCGGAGGCCAGTTCTTCGACCCCCTCGGCTTGGCTGCCGACCCCGACGAGAAGGCCAGGCTTCAGTTGGCAGAGATCAAGCATGGCAGGCTAGCTATGGTGGTCTTCCTCATCTTTGCAATCCAAGCTGCTGCAACTGGCAAAGGACCAATCAGTTTTGTGGCTACCTTTAACAAGTAG
- the LOC122291993 gene encoding HMG1/2-like protein, with protein MFSQYHCFTFVLDCCFPLFGVCLVIPLSSIRRGISILTMKIAKGKSSTRKDKTEVSKPVEERKVGKRKAAVKADKSRLKLTKKAKLDKKDPNKPKRPPSAFFVFLEEFRKTYKQEHPNVKAVSAVGKAGGAKWKSLSATEKSPYEAKAAQMKSDYEKLMITYNKKQESTNDNDDEDEESKSALNDENDEESGEDEEDDEDEDD; from the exons ATGTTTTCTCAGTATCACTGCTTTACTTTCGTCTTGGATTGCTGTTTTCCTCTCTTTGGTGTTTGCCTTGTTATTCCCCTCTCTTCTATCAGAAGAG GGATCTCTATATTGACAATGAAGATTGCGAAGGGAAAATCGTCAACTAGGAAGGACAAAACGGAAGTATCAAAGCCAGTTGAGGAGAG aaaggTTGGAAAGCGAAAGGCAGCAGTTAAGGCTGATAAGAGTCGCTTGAAATTgaccaagaaagcaaaattggaCAAGAAAGATCCTAACAAACCAAAGAGGCCTCCGAGTGCCTTCTTTGTTTTTCT AGAAGAGTTTCGAAAAACTTATAAGCAAGAGCACCCCAACGTGAAAGCTGTTTCAGCT GTTGGAAAAGCAGGAGGCGCAAAGTGGAAATCCCTGTCTGCCACG GAGAAATCTCCATATGAAGCTAAAGCAGCACAAATGAAGTCAGATTATGAGAAGCTTATGATAACATACAATAAAAAACAG GAAAGTACGaatgataatgatgatgaagatgaagagtCAAAATCTGCTCTGAATGATGAAAATGATGAGGAAAGTGGGGAG GATGAGGAAGACGATGAGGATGAGGATGACTAA